A DNA window from Hevea brasiliensis isolate MT/VB/25A 57/8 chromosome 2, ASM3005281v1, whole genome shotgun sequence contains the following coding sequences:
- the LOC131172464 gene encoding uncharacterized protein LOC131172464 has protein sequence MKPPSFHEVRVRLLNKEVQIINDLLESHKEEWENYGCTLMCDGWTDRKGRTLINFLANSPKGSVFIKSVDASDESKTAALLASLIEKELIEIGPEKVVQVVTDNASNNVAAGRILEANFSHLY, from the exons ATGAAACCTCCAAGTTTTCATGAGGTTAGAGTTCGATTACTTAACAAAGAAGTGCAAATCATAAATGATCTTCTCGAGTCTCATAAAGAAGAATGGGAAAATTATGGATGTACATTGATGTGTGATGGATGGACGGATAGAAAAGGGAGAACCTTGATTAATTTCTTGGCTAATAGTCCAAAGGGAAGTGTATTTATTAAATCAGTTGATGCAAGTGATGAATCAAAGACAGCGGCATTGTTGGCTAGTTTGATTGAGAAAGAATTAATAGAAATTGGTCCCGAAAAAGTAGTTCAAGTTGTTACAGATAATGCATCAAATAATGTTGCAGcag GGAGAATATTGGAAGCAAATTTTTCTCATCTATACTAG